The segment ttattatattattatattattatattattatattattatattattatattagaATTTACTAAGTACTTCTATGAATGGAATTATTATTGGAAACTCTACAATATTTAATAACTTATACCAATCTACCAACCTAGTAAATGctcttttaatttacttaacaTAGGTGTAACGATTCCGTTCACTCTCTCTACGTGCCAATTGGCTTGAGTTAAACCTGTATCCCCATTGATATGTAGTGTGCGATTATACTTGGTTTCCGGAACTGAGAGTAATATACACGTTAAACAACTTCATATACGATTTCATACTTTACTCTTTATAGCTAGGAATCAATAGTTTCTTATGTATTAAGTGAACTTGCATTATTTTCAGCGAAACTCGCCGTACTAAAGTAATAatggtaataataatgaataatatATCTTCTACGACTAATAAACCAACTTTATAAGCttgttcataaaaatatgcacTGCACTCGatttttgcaaaaatgaatacatatgttttgtttttaaaatttttgtttaacattttttttaaactatatatttaacttttccttttttattgtATCAATATAGCATAGCTcttttaatcaaataaaactaGAAACAGTAAAAGGatgccaccaaaaaaaaaaaataaggaacacaaaattaatggaaaagaaaagaaaaaagatatTCAGTCTTTTAAAAAGGATGTGGAAACTGACAATCATAAAATACCTGTAGACGAACTGTTAGAGCGCTTAAAAACAGATCCTAACATGGTatgattatttataataatataataatataatatatataatataataataatattttttataggggTTGTCTTTTGTTGAGGCCAAGTTAAGATTGGAAATAAATGGCCCTAACATACTTACCCCGCAGCCTCCAACACCAAAATGGATAGTTTTCTTAAAAACCATGTTTGGTGGATTCGCTATACTACTTTGGGCAGGATCATTTCTTTGTTTCGTCGGATATCTTATACAATTACAAACCCAGCACGAACCACCAGATGACAATCTCTATCTTGGCATTGCATTGACCGTTTTGGTAATAGTCACTGgattatttacttattttcaggtaaataaatgaatatgtcaaataaatatttctaaaTATTACAATTATCCTTATTGAAGTTAAGTCTAAGTTTGATTTTGTTCCTTTTTTTGATATTCAGAGATCCGTTTCTGTTATTATTCTCTAGAGTAAGGGTATACTGGATTCGTCgataatttttttctcattttatttcccaatatctatcgatatcccagaaaaaattatgaaatttcgcatTTCCACTAGTTGAGTAACGGATATCTGacagtcggggaactcgactgtTGTATTCTCTCTTGTTGTAATACAAAAATTCTTTAgtatacaaataatttttaacatTATTGTgagttataataattatttacttattaGGTTCATAAATCGTCTTCTATAATGGATTCATTTAAAAACCTTGTTCCACAATACGCTACAGTTATACGAGAAGGGGAAATAAACACGGTTACTTCAGACGAAATAGTAAAAGGAGATATTGTGGAAGTTAAATTTGGTGATAGGGTACCAGCTGACATTCGAATATTAGAAGCTCATGGACTTAAAGTGGATAACTCTTCCTTGACTGGAGAGTCCGAGCCTCAAGTGAGGTCTACAGAATTTACACATGAAAACCCATTGGAAACAAAGAACTTGGCTTTTTTTTCTACAAACGTACTTGAAGGTACCTGCCGAGGTGTTGTCATAGCAACTGGGGACAGTACAGTAATGGGACGTATAGCGAACTTAGCTGCAGGACTGGACGATGTTCAATCACCCATTTCCCGGGAAATACAACTTTTTATTCGGTTTATTACAATATTCGCAATAATACTGGGATTATCTTTTTTTGCAATAAGTTTAACATTAGGTTATGAATTTATTGATGCAGTTGTGTTTCTTATTGGCATTATAGTCGCAAACGTCCCAGAAGGCTTACTCGTAACTGTAACCGTATGTTTAACCCTTACTGCAAAGCGTATGGCATCCAAAAATTGTTTGGTTAAGAACTTGGAAGCTGTCGAGACTTTAGGTTCGACATCAACAATTTGTTCAGATAAAACCGGAACCCTAACACAAAATCGAATGACTGTTGCTCACTTATGGTACGATCAAATAATTGTTGAATCTGACACTACTGAATCTTTTCGAGGATCCCATTTTAAAATTGAGGATAAATCTTTTAATGCTCTTTTTATGTGTGCCGCACTTTGCAATTCAGCTGAATTTAAAGGTGGGCAAGATGATATACCCGTATTTAAAAAAGATGTCAATGGCAACGCATCAGAGGCAGCTCTTTTAAAATTCACCGAAACAATTTTTGCAGGTATTGGTGCTTTTCGCCAAAAGCATATAAAATTGACTGAAATTCCCTTTAATTCAACGGAAAAGTATCAAGTTTCTGTTCACGAATTTAATTCAAGCGATGGATACTTTATAGTTGAGATGAAAGGAGCTCCAGAGAGAATATTGGATCGCTGTAGTACGATAATAATTCAAGGACTGTCTGTAGAACTTACACCTACATTAAAATTGGAATTCGAAGAAGCTTATTTGGAAATGGGCGGTATGGGTGAAAGAGTATTGGGATTTGCTGACCTTCTACTTCCCATGTCTAAATATCCAATTTCCTACGAGTTCAGCGCAGATCCTCCAAATTTTCCATTAGAAAATCTTCGTTTTCTGGGACTAATATCATTAATAGACCCGCCAAGAGCAGCTGTCCCAGACGCAGTTGCAAAATGCCGTTCAGCAGGAGTACGTGTAATTATGGTAACTGGAGATCACCCCATTACAGCTAAAGCCATAGCCCGCAGTGTTGGCATTATTACAACGCCTACTGCAGAGGACATTGCCAAACAACGTGGCGTTACAGTACTCGACATCGATTCCCGACAAGCTACTGCTATTGTGGTCCACGGTGGTGAGCTTCGGGAGATGAAAGCTGAAGAATTAGACGCAGTAATTTACTATCATAATGAAATTGTTTTCGCCCGAACATCTCCACAGCAAAAACTTATAATAGTAGAAGCTTGCCAGAGACGTGGTGAAATTGTTGCTGTTACTGGCGATGGTGTGAATGACTCTCCGGCATTAAAAAGAGCCGATATTGGCGTTGCAATGGGTATTTCTGGATCTGACGTTTCTAAGCAGGCGGCAGATATGATTCTATTGGATGACAACTTTGCATCAATTGTTGTTGGTATTGAAGAGGGGCGGATTATTTTCGATAATCTTAAAAAGTCCATCGCATATACCTTGACTTCAAATCTTCCTGAAATAGTgccgtttttattttttgtgatATTTGATATACCTTTAGCTCTGGGCACTATAGCAATTCTATGCATCGATATCGGCACTGATATGCTTCCGGCAATATCGCTAGCTTATGAAAAAGCTGAATCTGATATAATGGCGCGTATGCCAAGAGATCCGTTTGAAGACCGTTTGGTAAATAAAAAGTAAGTGTATAGTTTATTTCGTAGATCAAGAGTGTTCCTATATCTATTTTCCTTAcattttttaagaaatatttatatgcttAGGATGTAACTGGTATCTGATATAAAGTTTTTAAGagtttacatatttttaggcAAAGTATACTCCTAAAAATTACTTTTTCCGAGCATCCCCCATATACCcgtaaaaacatttttttcccAGATCATTTGGCCCTGAAGCCGCGCAGCTTAATCGCGTTTTACTCAAATTCCCGAATGGCGGTTTGACATTAGACCCGCGCTTTAAAActcaaaaattaatacattttttttttaattttttttcgcatATTAACATTTACATAGTGCTTTGCCAAAggtgttttaaaaatatgtagttTGGTTATATGttgtttaaaacaaaacaaaatataaaatttttgcaaaaatgcTTATTGATATGTACTTACCCTCTGAAGTTAGTTATGATTAACATGTTTGGTATCCCTAAATCATCAGGTTAATTCTAATGGCTTATTTGCAAATTGGAGTTATACAAACAGTAGCAtgtttttttactttttttgctATAATGGCAGAACATGGATTCCCCCCCTCCAGACTTAAAGGAATTCGAGAAGACTGGGACTCAAAAAATGTAGAAGACCTTGAAGATGGCTACGGACAAGAATGGGTAACTGTATTGTGTTCTATTTTGCCTATTCGTATTCTGTTTAACGTAATTGAATGGTTTCTAGACCTACAGGGAACGTAAAGTTCTTGAATATACAGCAGGCACCGGGTTTTTTGTGTCGATTGTTGTAACACAGGTTTTTGACCTTTTAATATGCAAAACTCGTCGAAACTCAATATTGCAACAAGGTATGGGCAATCATGTACTTAACTTTGCTTTGGTTCTTGAATTCATCATTGCCTGTCTACTTTGCTATGTTCCAGTATTTGAAAAAACATTGAGAATGTATTCCATCAAGTAAGTACAAATTAATATGAAAAAACGGTTTAAACCTAATGTTTTTCCAGATTTATTTGGTGGATATATGCGTTCCCTTTTGGtctattaattttcttttttgatgAAAGTCGTCGATTTCTAATAAGAAGAAATCCAGGTGGATGGGTGGAACAAGAAActtattattaattacagCTATGTATCCAGTTACACCAATAAATTTCCGTCGCCGTACTTGTTAGTCTTAATAATACTcgtactcgtagagtaaaagggtatgctagatttgttgaaaagtatgtaataggtagaagaaagcgttttcgaccatatcaagtatatatatatttttgataaggATTAATAGCCGAGTCGAAGTGGCCATGCCATAGACGCATAGAAGCATAGACGCAGCGTAGAGATCCATGTTTCCCACtataacgcccacaaaccgcccaaaataaaatcgaaatgtttcgatttttctttgttttattgtttgccttgtcaatttctatgtattttataccCAAAACACTTTGGCCAAGGCCAAGATGTAAGGAAGCATCTACAACACGCTTTTGAACACATCTTTTAATATCGCAgataaatgatgaaatttctcGTTCACATTTCCACTACCATTCCCCGGCTCAGGGGAAACTCAAccatagcattctctcttgctTTGACTTCAGCATAGTGACGATAAGCACCAAGAGTCTGAATTATAAGTAGACTACCGTATAGGACTCATAAAACTGAAAAGCTGCTTTTATATTGCGatcaaaaaagaaattaatattacgaaaattgctgttgctggggcAGGTGGATCAACATATCCCAACATATATTTAACTGTATTGCATTTTACCCTAAAATACGCTTTAATtaatggtttaaaaaaaacagactgtttctattttctatttctatttattttattcttggaaagttatttttttaattttttgacaAGAATCTTTGAATTTACTTGCTTGCAATCCCACTAGCTAAGTGACGGGTATATAGAGTTTTCCCTTATTTTAATAATCTAGGGTCGCCAGTTTGTCCGTCAGTTCTTCGCTAACGAAGTTCGCTGTTGGCTCGGTATCGACTGTGTAGTCTAGACTCCCTTCGTTGGTCCTCCTGCTGCGTTTCGTCCTTGCTAAGGGCTTTGCCCTCTGGCTTCGTAGTCTTCCTGGTGTGTAGGGTCTATTTTGTTTCCATCTCTGAgtaagtataaataaatttggcttGATTTTTATACTTTAGAGAGCCGTAACGGATAATGAAATAACGCCCCCATACTCTAGATATAGTTTTATCAACAAAGAATTAACCGTATATTGTAATTTGACAAAAatgttgtatatttttcttCGTAATAAGATCGATAGGGCATAGTTCTTATAATACAAAGCCGGCTTTTCTTACATACGTATAAGtccatacattttttaaactaaaatttataatttttttgacaagtgtaaataaattgttatcttgctaaataataaaaaagttactaaatttttttaaaatcataTTGATGTCAGAAATTAGATGTGCAATCACCATCTAGTGTAGCAGCAACATTTCCTAATTTTCGTGAAAGATGCATCTTTCGGCAATTAATATCAGTTTCAAGTGATTCCATAATCTTTAAACAAAGGTAAATAAGTGGATTAGACGAAAAAAATTACGAAAATAGGTTAAATAGGTTACCTGATCCTTATATTTagttatataaatgtataactCTTTTAATGCAGAAATAGTATCAAACTCTTCGTTTTGCCTTACTGATAGCTGTTGCATAGCTGTACTCATTTCCTGGTCGCTTATTTGTGGAAGCCTTGATACATCGCGGTAAAACTCTTTGACCATAATTCTATAGTTTGGAATATCCTGTCATATAAAccagttaaataaatattaatgattttattaaaatatttataccattacttataaatatttaaatttattatttgtgtatAAATTTGATAAAGGTAATAATCTAAGTAATATATAccaatatatatgcatataggtattcacatttaaaaaaatgaaagggaAAAGAATTTGAAGTCTAAttgtataaattgtttttaatttgttttattctcATTAGACCTCGATAATAGGTCTTTTGTgtgattaattaatttgatagACTCCTTACTTAcaagaaaagaagaaaacagaAGGTTTACCAGGTGTTCCCTTTATCCGTTACTCCAGTAAAGCGAGGGCGAACTAAATTTTTAAGCGTTGAAGAGGCCGTCTTGGTATTGGATCTTCCATGCTTAATGTCAACGTTCTATAttttcatacggacggacatggccagatcgactcgcaTATTGAtgctgatcaagaatatttatattttacatgatcggaaacgcttcattgctctacgagtaacgggtacaataatttaaaacaaacataTTAAAAGTATAGCAAAACCCTATCTGAAGGACTAAAATTTTAtcgcattttaaaatttgttgcattaaaatctttgataacctttcgTTGAATTAGGTGCTTCGACTTTTTTTACCCTAAGAACAATTTCGATTTGGCATACATTGAAAACGTAGAAACTCAACCCTGCATTCATTCATAGAACTTATAAAGAGCTACATcttcgaaaataaaaaaaaggtttgtTTTTAAGACTTAATGCGTACAATGTCGCTTTCGACATTAGGGTATTGCTAGAATTAATATTCGCTTTGTTGTTTACTTTTCCAAACAAACATAATgggtaaaccaaaaaaatgggaaacgtCAGTATTAAGTGCTTTCGAAAACGTTTAGAATATGGAGAATCTAGTTGTTATTACCAAAACGCATAAATACTAAGCATATActaaaacaaaatagaaaaaaataatgtttattttacaCTCACCTTAGCAAACAGCAACTTATTCGACGGCGAATCTTTTCCAAGTCTGTGCTCTGATGTTGAACAAGCGTCCATAAATGTTTGTGCAATGACACTTAAACAGGAATCAACGCTgtatgttttatttacatcaaatataaaatccggattttttataaaattaaccCAGAATCGAAGGGGCAAACAATTTGACTTCCAAGCGTGCACAATATCAGTATCAGCAATATCATGGCGTCGCGCAGCTTCATCAAGTTAAAATAATTGAGAAAAAATCATCAACAAATTTTTGTATAGTTCCTTTTGTGGCCAGAAGACGTGTAAGGTAAACTTCTGGTATTGTTTTGTTCACCCTGTCATTACAATTATTAACGACATGCGATTGAAATGCTGGTGATCCTCCGGATAACACGGAATTTTTAATGTTCATATAATGATCAGGTATATTGGGCTTAACAAGATGGTAAACCCGGGGCTGCTGCAAACCTGATTCGATatcattattaattataatatgactttgcgaattgtttataaaataaactgcaaaaaggcaaaacaattaattaaaaaatttttagaTATTGGGCTTAGTACTTACAATTGTGGTATGGTGCCGAATTTTGGTTTTTACTGTATGGTATATGATAATTATCATTTTGACGTGCAATTAGTGACATTACTGCAGATTCTTTGACTCCATAATGAGCTAATGTGTTAAGGCGCTTCCATCCGTTAACGGTTTTGGTTGTCAAGTCTTCATCTTGTAATGTAAGATGACCTCCTCGGCCGTGCCTCCATTCTAAGTCTACTTCGTTTACAGATGGCCTCATAGAGAAAGgagtgtttttaaaaattgcgTCGAGGATTTTAAGCTTAACTTGAGAAATGGTATCCCAATCGTTAACGCGACATTGGACTTTTTCATCAAGATCATCTTGTAAAATATGCTATATTACAACAGAATGGGTAACTTGTTCATGCAGAAGACGTTCTTCTAAAAGGGAGTAACGGGCATCGTTGGTTATTGCGTCCACTAAACCCTTTTCAATTTGATGCTTTATTGCTTTGaagagcaaaaataaatttgatccGGCGTACTCTTTCAGGTAATCGTACATACAAATTGCTAGGTAGTTGGTCAACATTTTTTCAACAACGCTTTCAGTACGCCTTAGCATCAGCTGAGGATGTTTGCTGGCAAGTGATTTATCTATCAAACGTAATAAAAGGGACTTCAAAATTTCTGTGGCATATTCCATCTTGTTCATTAAAACAACCATTATTAATGAGGCAACGTTAACTCGGTCTCTAATAGAAAATGATGAACGTTGAGCTTCTAATGTTTCGATgaacattaataaaaaatatttattgccaaTCAGTTGTTCAAATTGTACCATAGCTGCGTCATAGTTAGTCTGTGGGCTACCTTCACGAAATTTTGGAGAATTTAAAATAGGATGATCTGATACACCAGGGAAAAACACCTTCATAATATAGTTGACGTGATCTAAAGTTGGTATGCCTGTGCTCTCCAAATCTGCTGTTAGGTCGGTCATGTCCGTTTGGAGCTCAGCGAATGCCTGTTTACACTCAGAACGTACGTTGCTTTCTAATGTAATCATCTGTATCTGAATACGTTTATACTCGCGTTTTGCTTGTGTTGATTTCCTTCTGAATATTATAAGtacaattacaaaaacaacgacCAGAAGTGCTACCGTTAATATGCCGACTAACAAGGCATGTGAGAAAACATAGGGTTTATTTAAATCATACTTAAGATATCCTATTACAAAACGAAGATTTCGACCTACTTTAACGACAACAAGAGGTAAATCAGTTGATTGATCCACACCATTTTCATCAGTTGGAAGTGGTTGTTGCTCCGGCGGAATGCATAAAAGTTGGTTAAGTGCCAGGCTGGTAATATTGCATTGGGAAGTTCCAATAGTTACATTTACATCGTACTCATCAGCTGCCAAGTTTAATAGCTCGCCTTCTATGACCAAGCTGTCACCCTTCTAGAGTTTAACGCCGTCGTTGGgaaatggcaaatattttgggTCTGCTAAATAGACAATAGTGCTCCTTATgtcatgaaaatatttattcaagtTTCGAACTAGTTGTACATTGTCCATTACAAAACTTAGTTGTAAGTTTAATTGAGTTTCATGAACCTTAACGAATGTGGTGACGTCCATATTATTGTTAACAAAATAGTTGGCTGAAGATCCTGCATTTGTGTATAAGCGAAAAGTGTCTCCAAAGTCGGCTCGCCGCTTTTTTCTAtcatattcatttttataCCTGGTTTCAGTTTGAAACGAAGAATTTTGTAAGTGCAATTCAGTATCCATCTTTCTGTTCGTCTTTTTAAAAGTCtcaaatttgtaatttacaGGAGGAGATGGACATTCCATTTGATTAGAGTTGATCACCACACAAGATGTTTTATTTACTCTTTCATTGTCATAAAACACTTCTAGTTCAGGTTTTTGGATGGAATTAAGATATATTCCATGAACGGTGAGGACTCGACCACCACTTTTAAAACTACGCAATGGCTTAATTTGCATTATACGCGGGTCCTGTGTATAGTTAAAAATAGAGCAGGGTTGCCGTGGTAGCGAACGGAGTTGATAAGAACCAAAATTACTTCGAGTCGGATTTGTATTGGTAATGCTTGGGGTTGAGATCTGGCATTCTAGCGTTCTGTTCGCACCATCAATAACTAGATGAAGGGACCGTATTGGTTCAGGTTGGGTCGCTTCTGATGTAGTACAACTAACTTGGGATGATGAAGCTTGTGTAACATCTATATGACACTCATACTCATCTAAAAATGCTCGCATAGTTGAGCCAATGTTCAAAAACTTCCCAATTAAAGACAATTGTGTCCCTCCCGACCTAGGGCCAATTGTGGGATATAAACCTGTTAACAGCACATTCTTAAAATGAAACTGAACACTTGATTCAGTAAACCCGGCATCATTTGCAACTTTTATGGGTGCAGACATTTCGTACAGTGATGCTCCAGTCCGGCATTCAATTTTTACCGATATTTGATAATTTTCTAGTTCACAAGGCACAGaaccaataaatattttgccacGAACATCTTCCTCTCTTATGCCCAAATTACTTCCTTCAATTGTAATAAGAGTTCCACCCTCGACTGGCCCAGATAATGGTTTAATAATATCAATCCGTGGTAATGGGCACTCGTTTTCTATAGCGGATTTAGATCCTGAGCTGATAGAATTTTTATCAGCTATGCAAGTTTCATTATATACACATGAGTTGCTGGAGTTGGATCTCGAGTTACGCACAAACTGCAATCAGGGTGTTCCCGATGGGAGCCCAACACGTCACACTTGTATAATGTAACAATTGCGGTGTCCACATAATGCTGGAAGTTCCATGTAACTACAACCTTCGCCTGATATTCATGTGTATTAATCTCGTAGAAATATGGTGTTTTTTCGCAAACTACAATTTTATTTGACTCAACGTGAGCAGGGAGTAGCATCTGAGCAGCTTCAATATGTATTGTACATAAAAAACCAGCATGTGCGCTCTTGGGTTTTGGTAAATTTTCAATCTCTAGCCGAATTTCTATTGGCACTCTTACGGGTAGAAGTATTTCCGgacgatttttttttaagtggggGCAGTGACCAACAGTACTTACAGCATTTTCTATGTTACGGCATTGCAAAGACTTGTGAACGCACTTATTATCAAAAATACACCAGTTGCAACCCCAGGAACTTTGTAGACACTCCTGGCAATTTCCATGATGCGAGCAGtcaaaaaaagcaaaattcCTTGATACAAAATCCTTATTTGTCTCCGAACTTCTTACTGACAATGGCACCAAAATATGATCAGTGTTTGTTGGTATTAATGGTCTTTCATCTAATGGGGGAGTAGCACATCCGAGTCCGTTTTCCAGAATTTCGGCATCAATGGGGGTGGAATTTCCAAAAACACATCGGTATTTTGCAAGAACAAGAAActtattattaattacagCTATGTATCCAGTTACACCAATAAATTTCCGTCGCCGTACTTGTTAGTCTTAATAATACCcgtactcgtagagtaaaagggtatgctagatttgttgaaaagtatgtaataggtagaagaaagcgttttcgaccatatcaagtatatatatatttttgataaggATTAATAGCCGAGTCGAAGTGGCCATGCCATAGACGCATAGAAGCATAGACGCAGCGTAGAGATCCATGTTTCCCACtataacgcccacaaaccgcccaaaataaaatcgaaatgtttcgatttttctttgttttattgtttgccttgtcaatttctatgtattttataccCAAAACACTTTGGCCAAGGCCAAGATGTAAGGAAGCATCTTCAACACGCTTTTGAACACATCTTTTAATATCGCAgataaatgatgaaatttctcGTTCACATTTCCACTACCATTCCCCGGCTCAGGGGAAACTCAAccatagcattctctcttgctTTGACTTCAGCATAGTGACGATAAGCACCAAGAGTCTGAATTATAAGTAGACTACCGTATAGGACTCATAAAACTGAAAAGCTGCTTTTATATTGCGatcaaaaaagaaattaatattacgaaaattgctgttgctggggcAGGTGGATCAACATATCCCAACATATATTTAACTGTATTGCATTTTACCCTAA is part of the Drosophila melanogaster chromosome 4 genome and harbors:
- the JYalpha gene encoding JYalpha, coding for MPPKKKNKEHKINGKEKKKDIQSFKKDVETDNHKIPVDELLERLKTDPNMGLSFVEAKLRLEINGPNILTPQPPTPKWIVFLKTMFGGFAILLWAGSFLCFVGYLIQLQTQHEPPDDNLYLGIALTVLVIVTGLFTYFQVHKSSSIMDSFKNLVPQYATVIREGEINTVTSDEIVKGDIVEVKFGDRVPADIRILEAHGLKVDNSSLTGESEPQVRSTEFTHENPLETKNLAFFSTNVLEGTCRGVVIATGDSTVMGRIANLAAGLDDVQSPISREIQLFIRFITIFAIILGLSFFAISLTLGYEFIDAVVFLIGIIVANVPEGLLVTVTVCLTLTAKRMASKNCLVKNLEAVETLGSTSTICSDKTGTLTQNRMTVAHLWYDQIIVESDTTESFRGSHFKIEDKSFNALFMCAALCNSAEFKGGQDDIPVFKKDVNGNASEAALLKFTETIFAGIGAFRQKHIKLTEIPFNSTEKYQVSVHEFNSSDGYFIVEMKGAPERILDRCSTIIIQGLSVELTPTLKLEFEEAYLEMGGMGERVLGFADLLLPMSKYPISYEFSADPPNFPLENLRFLGLISLIDPPRAAVPDAVAKCRSAGVRVIMVTGDHPITAKAIARSVGIITTPTAEDIAKQRGVTVLDIDSRQATAIVVHGGELREMKAEELDAVIYYHNEIVFARTSPQQKLIIVEACQRRGEIVAVTGDGVNDSPALKRADIGVAMGISGSDVSKQAADMILLDDNFASIVVGIEEGRIIFDNLKKSIAYTLTSNLPEIVPFLFFVIFDIPLALGTIAILCIDIGTDMLPAISLAYEKAESDIMARMPRDPFEDRLVNKKLILMAYLQIGVIQTVACFFTFFAIMAEHGFPPSRLKGIREDWDSKNVEDLEDGYGQEWTYRERKVLEYTAGTGFFVSIVVTQVFDLLICKTRRNSILQQGMGNHVLNFALVLEFIIACLLCYVPVFEKTLRMYSIKFIWWIYAFPFGLLIFFFDESRRFLIRRNPGGWVEQETYY